In Xenopus tropicalis strain Nigerian chromosome 5, UCB_Xtro_10.0, whole genome shotgun sequence, one genomic interval encodes:
- the epha8 gene encoding ephrin type-A receptor 8, whose protein sequence is MAPRLACLLCVCFSLAPCSAPSSNEVNLLETATIPGDWGWLTYPPHGWDSISEMDEFFSPIHTYQVCNVMSPNQNNWLRTNWVARDGARRVYVEVKFTLRDCNSMPGVSGTCKETFNLFYLESDRDLGTGTQQNHFMKIDTIAADESFTNVDLGVRKLKLNTEVRGVGPLSRRGFYLAFQDIGACIAIVSVRVYYKKCPPMVRNLAAFTEAVTGSDSSSLVEVQGECVGNSEERDPPKMYCSSEGEWLVPIGKCVCSAGFEERSDSCVACDLGYYKSFPGDQRCYKCPPFSHSETLAAQLCPCGTNYYRSATDPPSAPCTRPPSGPENLISSVNGTSVSLDWTPPLDSGGRRDVTYNVICRRCAWDAGQCEPCGGGVRYTPQQMGLARTSLTVANLQAHMNYTFWVEATNGVSDFSLEPRMFSSVNITTNQAAPSQVLAIRHQKAWQTSISLLWPEPEQPNGVILEYEIKYYEKGQEMHSYSTLRAKETRAIVSGLKPGTHYVFQVRARTSAGCGRFSPTVEVETSKAMALRYNTRTIVWICLILITGLVILLSVLICKKRHCGYSKAFQDSDEKKLQNGHITLAASKLYVDPHTYEDPCQAVRDFAREIEASRIRIEKIIGSGEFGEVCYGRLKVPGKREIPVAIKTLKAGYSEKQRRDFLSEASIMAQFDHPNIIRLEGVVTRSKLTMIVTEYMENGSLDSFLKSRDGQFNIIQLVGMLRGISAGMKYLSDLGYIHRDLAARNILVNNNMVCKVSDFGLSRILEDDPDAAYTTTGGKIPIRWTAPEAITYRKFSSASDVWSFGIVMWEVLAYGERPYWNMTNRDVINSVEEGYRLPAPMGCPAALHQLMLDCWQRDRNERPRFSLIVSVLDNFLRNPENLKASATVSRFTHPRLDRGHLDVSSCASVDAWLDSIKMGRYKENFLMGGYSSLGLVMRMNIEDIRQLGISLVGHQKKILTSIQIMRAQLINTLGPRMHL, encoded by the exons TGAATTTGTTAGAAACGGCTACAATTCCCGGGGACTGGGGCTGGCTCACCTACCCCCCACACGGG TGGGACTCCATCAGCGAAATGGATGAGTTCTTCAGCCCCATTCACACCTACCAAGTGTGTAACGTCATGTCCCCCAACCAGAACAACTGGCTCCGAACCAACTGGGTCGCAAGGGACGGTGCCCGCCGGGTCTACGTGGAGGTGAAGTTCACCCTGAGGGACTGCAATAGCATGCCCGGGGTGTCGGGCACCTGTAAGGAGACCTTTAACCTCTTCTACCTGGAGAGCGACCGGGACCTGGGCACCGGAACCCAACAGAACCACTTCATGAAGATCGACACCATCGCGGCGGATGAGAGTTTCACCAACGTGGATCTGGGGGTCCGGAAACTCAAGTTAAATACGGAGGTGCGTGGGGTTGGGCCCCTCAGCAGGCGGGGCTTTTACTTGGCCTTTCAGGACATCGGGGCGTGCATCGCCATTGTATCGGTGCGAGTTTATTACAAGAAGTGCCCCCCCATGGTCAGGAACTTGGCGGCATTTACTGAGGCCGTAACGGGGTCCGACTCCTCCTCCCTGGTGGAAGTGCAAGGGGAGTGTGTGGGGAACTCGGAGGAGAGAGACCCCCCAAAGATGTACTGTAGCTCCGAGGGGGAGTGGCTTGTCCCCATTGGCAAATGTGTCTGCAGCGCCGGCTTCGAAGAGCGGAGCGACTCCTGTGTAG CCTGTGATCTCGGCTACTACAAGTCGTTCCCTGGGGACCAGCGGTGCTACAAATGCCCCCCATTCAGCCACTCGGAGACCCTcgctgcccagctctgcccctgTGGCACTAACTACTACCGCTCAGCAACGGACCCCCCCTCAGCTCCCTGCACAC GCCCTCCTTCCGGCCCAGAGAACCTGATCTCCAGCGTCAATGGCACCTCGGTCTCCTTGGATTGGACCCCACCTCTGGACTCAGGGGGGCGCAGGGATGTGACCTACAATGTCATTTGCCGGCGCTGCGCTTGGGATGCGGGTCAGTGCGAGCCCTGCGGGGGTGGGGTACGTTACACCCCCCAACAGATGGGCCTGGCACGGACCTCCCTTACGGTGGCCAATCTCCAGGCCCACATGAACTACACCTTCTGGGTGGAGGCCACCAACGGGGTGTCCGACTTTAGCCTGGAGCCACGGATGTTTTCCTCAGTGAATATAACCACCAACCAGGCAG CACCGTCCCAGGTTCTGGCCATTCGGCACCAGAAAGCCTGGCAAACCAGCATCAGCCTCCTGTGGCCGGAACCAGAACAGCCCAATGGCGTCATCCTGGAGTATGAGATTAAGTACTATGAGAAG GGGCAGGAGATGCACAGTTACTCCACTCTCAGAGCCAAGGAGACTCGAGCCATTGTGTCCGGACTCAAGCCGGGGACCCACTATGTGTTCCAGGTCCGGGCCCGCACCTCGGCCGGGTGTGGCAGGTTCAGCCCCACAGTGGAAGTGGAGACCAGTAAAGCCA TGGCGCTTCGGTACAACACAAGGACCATCGTGTGGATCTGTCTGATTCTCATTACCGGCCTCGTTATCCTCCTGTCTGTTCTGATTTGCAAGAAAAG ACACTGCGGATACAGCAAGGCCTTCCAGGACTCCGATGAAAAGAAACTGCAGAACGGACACA TTACCCTGGCGGCCTCCAAGCTGTACGTGGATCCGCACACATACGAGGACCCGTGCCAGGCTGTGCGCGACTTTGCACGAGAGATCGAAGCCTCAAGGATTAGAATCGAGAAGATCATCGGATCAG GAGAGTTCGGGGAGGTTTGTTATGGGCGCCTGAAGGTGCCAGGCAAGCGGGAAATCCCAGTCGCCATCAAGACCCTGAAAGCCGGTTACAGCGAGAAGCAAAGGCGTGACTTCCTCAGCGAGGCCAGCATCATGGCGCAGTTTGACCATCCCAATATCATTCGCCTGGAGGGGGTAGTGACACGCA GCAAACTAACCATGATTGTAACGGAATATATGGAGAATGGATCTCTGGATTCCTTCCTTAAG AGTCGGGATGGGCAGTTCAACATAATTCAGCTGGTGGGCATGCTGAGGGGCATTTCTGCGGGCATGAAGTACCTCTCTGACCTGGGCTACATCCATCGAGATCTGGCTGCCCGCAACATCCTGGTCAACAATAACATGGTCTGCAAAGTCTCCGACTTTGGCCTCTCGCGTATTTTGGAGGATGACCCTGACGCTGCTTATACGACTACG GGGGGCAAAATTCCCATCCGTTGGACGGCGCCTGAAGCCATCACTTACCGCAAGTTCTCCTCGGCCAGTGACGTGTGGAGCTTTGGGATAGTCATGTGGGAGGTGCTAGCGTACGGGGAGCGGCCATACTGGAACATGACCAACCGAGAT GTGATAAATTCGGTGGAGGAGGGGTACCGGCTCCCTGCCCCCATGGGCTGCCCCGCGGCGTTGCACCAACTCATGCTGGATTGCTGGCAGAGGGACCGGAACGAGCGGCCTCGATTCTCCCTCATCGTCAGCGTTCTAGATAATTTCCTGCGGAATCCGGAGAACCTCAAGGCTAGTGCTACTGTCAGCAG ATTCACCCACCCGCGGTTGGACAGAGGGCACCTTGACGTATCTAGCTGTGCCAGCGTGGATGCCTGGTTGGACTCCATAAAGATGGGACGATACAAGGAGAACTTTCTGATGGGTGGATACTCCTCCCTGGGACTGGTCATGAGAATGAACATAGA